The Thermoplasmata archaeon genome has a window encoding:
- a CDS encoding GAF domain-containing protein has protein sequence MTVHPREVTPSLLHVDAILGRLKGRAALSEVCRFLRMEFPHYRWAGVYRLDGSTLVLEGWNGEAATEHTRIPIERGICGRAARENRSIVVADVRQEPDYLSCFLDTRSEIVVPIREGTAVLGEIDVDGTAVGAYDESDARFLEVIATRLTGAVRAAALEPSPPG, from the coding sequence ATGACCGTGCATCCGCGCGAGGTGACGCCGTCACTCCTCCACGTGGACGCCATCCTCGGCCGCTTGAAGGGGCGAGCCGCCCTCTCCGAGGTCTGCCGCTTCCTGCGGATGGAGTTCCCCCACTATCGTTGGGCCGGAGTGTATCGTCTGGACGGGAGCACGCTCGTGCTCGAGGGCTGGAATGGGGAGGCGGCGACCGAGCACACGCGCATCCCGATCGAGCGGGGCATCTGCGGTCGGGCCGCGCGGGAGAACCGATCGATCGTCGTCGCCGACGTCCGGCAGGAACCCGATTATCTCTCGTGCTTCCTCGATACCCGCTCGGAGATCGTCGTCCCGATCCGGGAGGGGACGGCCGTCCTGGGAGAGATCGACGTCGACGGGACTGCGGTCGGAGCCTACGACGAGAGCGACGCGCGGTTCCTGGAAGTGATCGCGACCCGGCTCACCGGCGCCGTGAGGGCCGCGGCGCTCGAGCCCTCGCCTCCCGGGTGA